taaaaagttataatttacTCCTATATTATAATTTGAGTTACTCTCACTCTTTCAATTAAttcactttatatatatatatatatatatatatatatatatatatatatatatatatatatatatatatatatatatatattcttccaAAATTACACAATGATCTCTAAAACACAATTTGAGAGTaagattgttttttttgttaagatttcagttattcaaatttaaaataaattataacaattattaatattaataatttttaaatataattatcaatttattaaaagtttttttgtttcatttggtttctttattttcacatttcttttataagtaaaagaaatctattaatattaaaataagtttgactaaaaacttaattgtTGCTCAATATATACAATAAGAAATTCAATGATGGGtttgatttgttaaaaaaattatgatactaaagaatataagtatttttgttttaagtttgatttgaaaATAAGATTATGAAACAACcacaaattagaaaaaaaacaataagataattttttatcttaagtaTATAATATTCAAAAGATACACATAATATCCTTACTTCTCTCTTATTTCCTATTATctatttattgtaataattttatataatattttaaattcacattatctattaataattataataattttatcataaattttgaattcacatTATATAATAAGTTACTTATATAGTTACGTGTTTTGAATTCAcataatatataacaataatagtaaaaattatattaagatgattttactaaaaaaaatattttagtaaattttatattatatttgattgtgttatctaacaatatatacattataaaaaatttccatTAACTCaaatatttgtcttatgttacttttttttcctctaatatGTATCAGGCACATCCAAACATCCTGAGGATATTTTAGAGTTAACCAAATGTATTCCTCCCCATGTAATAAAGTTACCCCCTAATCTATCATAAATCCTCTAATTTTATTTGgtgtcaaataaatttttatagtaCACCATTGGATAGGATTTTGGGTGTCTAACTATATTTATGGTACATTAATAAgattatttctaatatttttttattctttaaagttATTTGTTTCTTAATGATTAAGAATTTTAAGTGAACGGGCATAAAACAACATATAAATTGAAagtcatatttattattattattttaaacaattttcttaagtattaataataattttcatacaTTAACTTTTTCCTTATTCTTATGGGTTTGCTTagcaattttttatgaatttgtaagtttttgcaatttttaattcaaaatttgtaaTGACTTTGGCAAACATGTAAGTATTCCTTAAACTCTTTGGAAAaatctgtatatttttttttttgtattctaatataatttttttttgtataaaaaaattaatgtctttaatttgaagtttcaaaaaaataaattaaatataatttgtctaCTGTTTTATTCAATAACtgatttcataaaaaaacttgAACAGTATTTTTAATAAGCtcgaaaaaatatttttttaaattcataaaaataaaataacacttgaatattatggttaaaggCTTAAAATCACTGTGACAAAAGAAAGCTTAAAATcacttataaaaaatgatattatcaaaattattatattgaattATACTTTATAACTACTTTGGTCCTCCAAACTTTTTTTCAAGCTTCATCActgatgttgatgttggtgatgggttaataataataaataagagtgatataataattaagatattttaaaatatgataattaattaagattttttttatagatttaatttttgCTGCCTGATCTCTAAAAACAATTTGAAGTAGGATtgattattttaagattttacaatttttaaaatttaaattgtgtttattattagcatattattatattcaaattaaaattaaaattgaatcatattttattttaaattataacaactattaatattaatatttctaaagtaTAATTGTCTATTTCTTAAAACTTTTTTCTCTGCTtcctttcacatttttttttaagtaaaagagatatattaatattaaaaacttgACTATAAAAGGCAATAGTATCTCAGAAGAGAAATACGCAACTGATTAACCATGGCTTCTTCTACATCACATCCATCCTTTTGGTCCCTCTGAACCTGTCTGCATCCATTCCCATTTCTTCTTCCGTATGCATGTTCCCACCGTCTAAAAAACCTAGCAAAGCAACAAAACGGCGTCATGCTTGGGAAGTAGCATGCAATGGTAACCCTAGAAATAGGAGGGACATTCTGATCGGCCTTGGAGGACTCTATGGTGCTACAACAAGTCTCACAAGTAACAACACTGGTTCTGCATTTGGTGCTCCATTGTCGCCTCCAGATCCAACTAACTGCGTTCAACCGGACCCAGAAAATGACCCCTTTTGCCCACCACCCCCCTTCAAAGTCAAAGACTACGAGCTCCCTAAACACCATGACAAGACATTACCCCTTCGAATTAGACCAGCTGCTCATTTGGTCACTGCTGATTACATAGCCAAGTACGAGGAAGCCGTGAGGCGCATGAAAGCCCTTCCACCTGATGATCCTCTCAGTTTCATGCAACAGGCCAATGTCCACCATGCCTACTGCGATGGTCGCGGCTAATAGAGTGAATAGGGTAAATAGTTTGTTATGCTGTTATGCAATATTAGTTTGTTATGCTGTTATGCAATAGTTTGTTGCTGCTATATATAAGAGCATTGTTTTCATTATTTcagttttcaataaatatatgaGAAATAGACTttactctctctctttctcttttatgatATTGTATCATGGTATCTAGAGCTACTTTTTTTTCGATCCAGTGATCTTGATCTATGGCGTCTCCGTTTCGCAACGACGGCGCGTTTCCTTCTTCTCATCTCTCACACCTTATCTCCGTCAAGCTTGATGATAAAAATTTCAAGCAGTGGAAACAACAAATTGACGGTGTTGTTCGTGGCCACAAGCTTCAACGCTTCGTCACGGTTTCGGTGATTCCTCATCGTTCCCCTTCTACTTCCGATCTTAATCTCAGTGAGGTGAACGATGCATATCTGGATTGGGAACAACAAGATGCTCTCATCTGTACGTGGCTTCTCTCCACGATCTCTGATTCGCTACTCCCGAAGCTTGTTGACTGCACGCACGCGTGGCAGGTTTGGACTGAAGTGCATCGTTACTTCGCCACGCTCCTCACGACGAAAGCACGTCAGCTTCGCTCAGAATTGCGTCGTCTCTCCAAAGGTCCTCTCACGATTGAGTCGTTCATGGAGCGTGTTCGCGAAATCAATGAATCCTTGATCTCAATTGGAGATCCCGTTCCTCTTCGTAACCTAATTGAGATCGTCCTTGATGCACTTCCCGAGGAATATGATCCTATCGTTGCTACTGTTAATAGTAAGGAAGATCTTAGCTCTTTGGACGAACTTGAATCCTATCTCCTTGCACACGAATCGAGATTGGAGAAGCATCGGAAAATGATTCTCACAGAACCAGTGTCAGTCAATTTAACGCAGGCTCAGCCGTCTGATTCGTCTTCTCCGATGGAACCGTCGTCTCCTGCTACAGAGTCGTTTCCCACTGGCACTAGTCATGTTACTGCTCATGctgaaaacaataattataacttCAGAGGCGGTCGTTCTGGCCGTGGAGGTGGCCGTTTTGGCCGTGGAGGTGGCCGTTTTGGTAAGTCTCAATGTCAGATCTGTCACAAAAGTGGTCATGACGCCTCTATTTGTTATTACAGATATTCGCAATCCGCTTCTATGCCGTTTTCACCTCAACGTGCTCCTTTCAATCCATTTCTGATGAATGCTCGACCGGTGTATGCACCTTCTTTTGGCTATGCTTCACCTAGACCAGCTGCACCCAGACCTTCTCCACCACAAGCATTTATGGCCAGTTCTGATCCAACCTTCAGCAACCAATGGTGGTATCCAGATTCAGGTGCGTCGCATCATGTTACACCTGATTCTTCTAATGTGTCTGATGCTCACTCTGTGACTGGTTCTGAGCAAGTGTTCATGGGGAATGGCCAAGGTTTGTCTATCAACTCTATAGGTTCCATGAATTTTACTTCCCCTAACTTTCCTCACAAACCACTCACTCTACACAGTTTACTCCTTGTACCTCACATCACCAAGAACCTCATTAGTGTTAGTAAATTTGCCCAAGACAATCAGgttttctttgaatttcatccttCCTTTTGTCTTGTTAAATCTCAGGATTCTTCTGAGGTGCTTCTTCGTGGAGTTGTAGGAGCTGATGGTCTTTACAAGTTTCAGAGTCCCTCGTCTCAAGTGTCCAAGTTCAAGTCTCTCTCTAGTCTCAATTCTAGTGTAGCCTTAGGTTCAAACAATTGTAATCCTAGTACATCAT
This region of Glycine max cultivar Williams 82 chromosome 7, Glycine_max_v4.0, whole genome shotgun sequence genomic DNA includes:
- the LOC106799477 gene encoding polyphenol oxidase A1, chloroplastic; the encoded protein is MFPPSKKPSKATKRRHAWEVACNGNPRNRRDILIGLGGLYGATTSLTSNNTGSAFGAPLSPPDPTNCVQPDPENDPFCPPPPFKVKDYELPKHHDKTLPLRIRPAAHLVTADYIAKYEEAVRRMKALPPDDPLSFMQQANVHHAYCDGRG